The following coding sequences lie in one Fusarium poae strain DAOMC 252244 chromosome 1, whole genome shotgun sequence genomic window:
- a CDS encoding hypothetical protein (BUSCO:59039at5125), with protein MSQASTKVQQLIDNNSVVVFSKSYCPYCKQTKKTLDELNADYELLELDEVSDGSALQDALEKISGQRTVPNVYIKQQHIGGNSDLQSLNSGGKLKNLLKEAGALKA; from the exons ATGTCTCAAGCATCTACCAAGGTTCAGCAGCTTATCGACAACAACTCTGTTG TTGTCTTCTCCAAGTCTTACTGCCCCTACTGCAAGCAGACCAAGAAGACTCTGGATGAACTGAACGCCGATTAcgagctcctcgagcttgACGAAGTTT CTGATGGCTCCGCTCTTCAGGACGCTCTCGAGAAGATCTCTGGCCAGCGTACCGTCCCCAACGTCTACATCAAGCAACAGCACATTGGTGGAAACTCGGACCTTCAGAGCTTGAACTCTGGCGGAAAGCTCAAGAACCTTCTGAAGGAGGCTGGTGCCCTGAAGGCGTAA